The proteins below are encoded in one region of Hordeum vulgare subsp. vulgare chromosome 3H, MorexV3_pseudomolecules_assembly, whole genome shotgun sequence:
- the LOC123443019 gene encoding chloride channel protein CLC-c-like isoform X2: MSTEEATDTGKEGSPEALAAARAGFRGPSCPPRVRWPARTPQVLPFAGALAAQGAACAGLLICQEDGRQMDGGQSPRPQQHHRTPEREGNNNYDIERMDGAREGERWQNGSSDALLRYDDRQSVHEPLMRKRTINTASQIAIVGANICPIESLDYEVVENNLFKQDWRSRKKKQIFQYIVMKWTLVLLIGLLTGLVGFFNNLAVENIAGLKLLITSDLMLNQRYFTAFLAYGGSNLVLAAAAAAICAYIAPAAAGSGIPEVKAYLNGVDAYSILAPSTLFVKIFGSILGVSAGFVLGKEGPMVHTGACIANLLGQGGSRKYHLTCNWLRYFKNDRDRRDLITCGCAAGVAAAFRAPVGGVLFALEEAASWWRSALLWRAFFTTAVVAVVLRTLIEFCRSGKCGLFGQGGLIMFDLSSTVATYSTPDLLAIIILGIIGGIFGGLFNFLLDKILRIYSIINERGAPSKILLTMIVSVITSMCSYGLPWLASCTQCPVDAMEQCPTVGRSGNYKNFQCPPGYYNGMASLFFNTNDDAIRNLFSTGTATEYHMSSLFIFFVAIYCLGLVTYGIAVPSGLFIPVILAGATYGRIVGTLLGSISNLDPGLFALLGAASFLGGTMRMTVSVCVILLELTNDLQMLPLVMLVLLISKTIADSFNKGVYDQIVVMKGLPYMEAHAEPYMRHLVAGDVVSGPLITFSGIEKVADIVTALRITGHNGFPVVDEPPLTEVPELVGLVIRSHLLVLLKGKMFMKERVKTSGSFVMERFGAFDFAKPGSGKGLKIEDLHFTDEEMQMYIDLHTIANTSPYTVVETMSLAKAALLFRELGLRHLLVVPKTPYRPPIVGILTRHDFVEEHIHGLFPSFNPHNFHSTSMGG; this comes from the exons ATGTCGACAGAGGAGGCGACTGACACTGGaaaggagggctcgccggaggccctGGCGGCCGCGCGTGCTGGCTTCCGTGGGCCAAGCTGCCCTCCGCGGGTGCGCTGGCCTGCGAGGACGCCGCAGGTGCTGCCCTTCGCCGGTGCGCTGGCCGCCCAGGGCGCCGCATGTGCTGGCCTCCTCAT TTGTCAAGAGGACGGCaggcaaatggatggaggccagtcGCCACGGCCTCAGCAGCACCACCGCACGCCGGAGCGAGAGgggaacaacaactacgacatcgAGCGCATGGACGGTGCACGAGAAGGGGAGCGGTGGCAGAATGGTTCTTCTGACGCGCTGCTTCGGTACGACGACCGCCAGAGCGTACACGAGCCGCTCATGCGGAAACGCACCATTAACACCGCCTCCCAGATCGCTATTGTTGGTGCCAACATTTGCCCCATCGAGAGCCTCGATTACGA AGTTGTGGAGAATAACCTTTTCAAGCAAGACTGGCGGTCAAGAAAGAAGAAGCAGATATTTCAGTACATTGTTATGAAGTGGACTTTGGTGCTTCTGATCGGCCTGTTGACCGGActtgttggcttcttcaataacCTTGCAGTCGAAAATATTGCTGGACTAAAATTGCTAATCACAAGTGATCTTATGCTCAACCAAAG GTATTTTACTGCATTTTTGGCGTATGGAGGTTCCAATCTAGTCTTggcagcagcagctgcagcaATATGTGCTTACATTGCACCTGCAGCTGCTGGATCTGGTATTCCCGAAGTTAAAGCATATCTTAACGGAGTCGATGCTTATTCTATACTGGCTCCTAGTACACTTTTTGTGAAG ATATTTGGTTCAATACTTGGAGTTTCAGCCGGATTTGTACTTGGAAAGGAAGGTCCAATGGTACATACGGGGGCGTGCATTGCAAACTTACTTGGTCAGGGAGGGTCACGCAAGTACCATCTTACATGCAATTGGCTAAGATATTTCAAGAACGACAGGGATAGGCGGGATTTGATTACATGTGGGTGCGCAGCTGGAGTGGCCGCTGCCTTCCGCGCACCTGTTGGTGGCGTCCTGTTTGCTCTTGAGGAAGCAGCATCATG GTGGCGAAGTGCTCTTTTATGGAGAGCATTCTTTAcaactgctgttgttgctgtcgtgTTGAGGACTCTGATTGAGTTCTGTCGCAGTGGAAAGTGTGGTCTCTTTGGGCAAGGTGGATTGATTATGTTTGATCTCAGTTCAACTGTTGCAACTTATAGTACTCCGGATCTACTTGCAATAATTATCCTTGGAATAATTGGTGGTATATTCGGAGGCCTCTTTAACTTTCTATTGGATAAAATTCTTCGTATTTACAGTATTATCAATGA GAGAGGTGCCCCGTCCAAGATCCTTCTCACTATGATAGTATCGGTTATCACATCAATGTGCTCCTATGGCCTCCCTTGGCTAGCTTCGTGCACACAATGCCCCGTGGATGCCATGGAGCAATGTCCCACCGTTGGTCGCTCTGGAAACTATAAGAACTTTCAGTGCCCACCGGGGTATTACAATGGTATGGCATCACTGTTCTTTAACACAAACGACGATGCCATCCGCAATCTTTTCAGCACTGGAACTGCGACTGAGTACCATATGTCTAGTCTCTTCATCTTCTTCGTCGCAATTTATTGCCTTGGCCTTGTAACTTATGGGATTGCTGTCCCATCTGGTCTCTTTATCCCAGTTATCCTTGCTGGAGCCACATACGGTCGAATAGTGGGTACGCTTTTGGGATCCATATCAAATCTTGACCCTGGACTTTTTGCACTTCTTGGTGCGGCCTCTTTTCTCGGTGGGACAATGAGAATGACGGTGTCAGTCTGCGTGATCCTTCTAGAACTCACCAATGATCTGCAAATGCTCCCTTTGGTCATGCTTGTTCTTCTAATATCGAAGACCATCGCGGACAGCTTTAACAAGGGGGTTTATGACCAGATAGTGGTAATGAAAGGTTTGCCGTACATGGAGGCTCATGCTGAACCGTACATGAGACATTTGGTTGCTGGTGATGTTGTGTCGGGCCCACTAATCACATTTTCAGGTATCGAGAAGGTAGCGGACATTGTTACTGCGTTGAGGATCACTGGCCACAATGGATTTCCAGTGGTTGATGAGCCACCTCTAACAGAAGTGCCTGAGTTGGTTGGGCTTGTGATCAGGTCTCATCTATTGGTTTTGCTGAAAGGCAAGATGTTTATGAAGGAGCGGGTAAAAACCAGCGGTAGCTTTGTTATGGAAAGGTTCGGTGCCTTTGACTTTGCTAAGCCGGGGTCAGGGAAGGGTTTGAAAATTGAGGATCTACATTTCACTGATGAGGAGATGCAAATGTATATTGATCTCCATACGATTGCAAACACGTCACCATATACGGTGGTTGAGACAATGTCACTAGCAAAAGCTGCTCTCCTATTTCGAGAACTAGGATTGAGGCATCTCTTGGTTGTTCCAAAGACTCCATAC AGGCCTCCCATTGTTGGAATTCTCACAAGGCATGATTTTGTGGAGGAGCATATCCACGGCCTATtcccaagtttcaatcctcacaaCTTCCATTCAACCTCGATGGGAGGTTGA
- the LOC123443017 gene encoding UDP-glycosyltransferase 73C10-like produces the protein MNFAGSGDGRSGSARAHFVLVPMMAQGHTIPMTDMARLLAEHGAQVSFITTPVNAARLEGFAADVKAAGLAVQLVELHFPAAEFGLPDGCENLDMIQSKNLFLNFVEACAALQEPLMAYLRQQQRSPPSCIISDVMHWWTGDIARELGIPRLTFIGFCGFSSLVRYIIFHNNVLEHATDENELITIPGFPTPLELMKAKLPGTLSVPGMEKIREKMFEEELRCDGEITNSFRELEALYVEFYEQIRKKKIWTVGPMCLCHRNSNTTAARGNKASMDETQCLQWLDSRKPGSVIFVSFGSLACTTPQQLVELGLGLEASQKPFIWVIKAGPKFPEVEEWLADGFEARVKDRGMILRGWAPQVMILWHQAIGGFVTHCGWNSTIEGICAGVPMITWPHFSEQFVNEKLVVDVLKIGVEVGVKGVTQWGSEKQEVMVTRDAVETAVNTLMGEGEAAEELRMRAKDCAIKARRAFDEEGSSYNNVRLLIQEMENKTNPCD, from the exons ATGAACTTCGCCGGCAGCGGCGATGGCCGGAGTGGCTCCGCAAGGGCACACTTCGTGCTGGTACCGATGATGGCTCAGGGCCATACCATCCCCATGACCGACATGGCACGCCTGCTGGCAGAGCATGGCGCGCAGGTCAGCTTCATCACCACGCCGGTCAACGCCGCAAGGTTGGAGGGCTTCGCCGCTGACGTGAAGGCGGCCGGCCTGGCGGTTCAGCTCGTAGAGCTCCATTTCCCGGCTGCAGAGTTCGGTCTACCGGACGGGTGCGAGAACCTAGACATGATCCAATCAAAGAACTTGTTCTTGAACTTCGTGGAGGCATGTGCCGCGCTTCAGGAGCCGCTCATGGCGTACCTTCGTCAGCAGCAGCGCTCGCCTCCTAGCTGCATCATATCTGACGTGATGCACTGGTGGACCGGTGACATCGCAAGGGAGCTCGGCATCCCGAGGCTCACCTTCATTGGCTTTTGTGGCTTCTCGTCCCTTGTCAG GTACATCATTTTTCACAACAATGTATTGGAGCATGCCACAGACGAAAATGAGCTCATCACGATCCCGGGGTTTCCTACACCTCTAGAGTTGATGAAGGCTAAGTTACCTGGAACCCTTTCTGTTCCCGGTATGGAGAAAATCCGTGAGAAGATGTTTGAGGAGGAGCTGAGATGCGATGGTGAGATCACTAATAGCTTCAGAGAGCTCGAGGCATTGTATGTTGAATTCTATGAGcagataaggaagaagaagatctggACGGTCGGGCCAATGTGCCTCTGCCACCGAAACAGCAACACAACGGCTGCAAGAGGAAACAAGGCGTCAATGGATGAGACACAGTGCTTGCAATGGCTTGATTCAAGGAAGCCAGGCTCAGTGATCTTTGTGAGCTTTGGTAGCCTCGCTTGCACTACACCTCAACAGCTTGTTGAGCTGGGACTGGGACTTGAAGCCTCGCAGAAACCGTTTATTTGGGTGATAAAAGCAGGTCCTAAGTTTCCAGAAGTCGAGGAATGGCTCGCGGATGGGTTCGAGGCACGCGTCAAAGATAGAGGCATGATCCTAAGAGGCTGGGCGCCACAAGTGATGATCCTGTGGCACCAAGCCATTGGAGGATTTGTTACGCACTGTGGGTGGAACTCAACAATAGAGGGCATCTGTGCAGGTGTGCCCATGATCACTTGGCCGCACTTTTCGGAGCAGTTTGTGAATGAGAAGCTGGTGGTGGATGTGCTGAAAATCGGGGTGGAGGTCGGAGTGAAAGGAGTTACACAGTGGGGAAGTGAAAAACAAGAGGTTATGGTTACAAGAGATGCCGTGGAGACGGCTGTGAACACCCTGATGGGTGAGGGGGAGGCTGCAGAGGAGCTGAGGATGAGAGCAAAAGACTGCGCCATTAAGGCAAGGAGGGCTTTTGATGAGGAAGGTTCTTCTTATAACAACGTAAGGCTGTTAATTCAAGAAATGGAAAACAAGACGAATCCATGTGATTGA
- the LOC123443019 gene encoding chloride channel protein CLC-c-like isoform X3, translating to MDGGQSPRPQQHHRTPEREGNNNYDIERMDGAREGERWQNGSSDALLRYDDRQSVHEPLMRKRTINTASQIAIVGANICPIESLDYEVVENNLFKQDWRSRKKKQIFQYIVMKWTLVLLIGLLTGLVGFFNNLAVENIAGLKLLITSDLMLNQRYFTAFLAYGGSNLVLAAAAAAICAYIAPAAAGSGIPEVKAYLNGVDAYSILAPSTLFVKIFGSILGVSAGFVLGKEGPMVHTGACIANLLGQGGSRKYHLTCNWLRYFKNDRDRRDLITCGCAAGVAAAFRAPVGGVLFALEEAASWWRSALLWRAFFTTAVVAVVLRTLIEFCRSGKCGLFGQGGLIMFDLSSTVATYSTPDLLAIIILGIIGGIFGGLFNFLLDKILRIYSIINERGAPSKILLTMIVSVITSMCSYGLPWLASCTQCPVDAMEQCPTVGRSGNYKNFQCPPGYYNGMASLFFNTNDDAIRNLFSTGTATEYHMSSLFIFFVAIYCLGLVTYGIAVPSGLFIPVILAGATYGRIVGTLLGSISNLDPGLFALLGAASFLGGTMRMTVSVCVILLELTNDLQMLPLVMLVLLISKTIADSFNKGVYDQIVVMKGLPYMEAHAEPYMRHLVAGDVVSGPLITFSGIEKVADIVTALRITGHNGFPVVDEPPLTEVPELVGLVIRSHLLVLLKGKMFMKERVKTSGSFVMERFGAFDFAKPGSGKGLKIEDLHFTDEEMQMYIDLHTIANTSPYTVVETMSLAKAALLFRELGLRHLLVVPKTPYRPPIVGILTRHDFVEEHIHGLFPSFNPHNFHSTSMGG from the exons atggatggaggccagtcGCCACGGCCTCAGCAGCACCACCGCACGCCGGAGCGAGAGgggaacaacaactacgacatcgAGCGCATGGACGGTGCACGAGAAGGGGAGCGGTGGCAGAATGGTTCTTCTGACGCGCTGCTTCGGTACGACGACCGCCAGAGCGTACACGAGCCGCTCATGCGGAAACGCACCATTAACACCGCCTCCCAGATCGCTATTGTTGGTGCCAACATTTGCCCCATCGAGAGCCTCGATTACGA AGTTGTGGAGAATAACCTTTTCAAGCAAGACTGGCGGTCAAGAAAGAAGAAGCAGATATTTCAGTACATTGTTATGAAGTGGACTTTGGTGCTTCTGATCGGCCTGTTGACCGGActtgttggcttcttcaataacCTTGCAGTCGAAAATATTGCTGGACTAAAATTGCTAATCACAAGTGATCTTATGCTCAACCAAAG GTATTTTACTGCATTTTTGGCGTATGGAGGTTCCAATCTAGTCTTggcagcagcagctgcagcaATATGTGCTTACATTGCACCTGCAGCTGCTGGATCTGGTATTCCCGAAGTTAAAGCATATCTTAACGGAGTCGATGCTTATTCTATACTGGCTCCTAGTACACTTTTTGTGAAG ATATTTGGTTCAATACTTGGAGTTTCAGCCGGATTTGTACTTGGAAAGGAAGGTCCAATGGTACATACGGGGGCGTGCATTGCAAACTTACTTGGTCAGGGAGGGTCACGCAAGTACCATCTTACATGCAATTGGCTAAGATATTTCAAGAACGACAGGGATAGGCGGGATTTGATTACATGTGGGTGCGCAGCTGGAGTGGCCGCTGCCTTCCGCGCACCTGTTGGTGGCGTCCTGTTTGCTCTTGAGGAAGCAGCATCATG GTGGCGAAGTGCTCTTTTATGGAGAGCATTCTTTAcaactgctgttgttgctgtcgtgTTGAGGACTCTGATTGAGTTCTGTCGCAGTGGAAAGTGTGGTCTCTTTGGGCAAGGTGGATTGATTATGTTTGATCTCAGTTCAACTGTTGCAACTTATAGTACTCCGGATCTACTTGCAATAATTATCCTTGGAATAATTGGTGGTATATTCGGAGGCCTCTTTAACTTTCTATTGGATAAAATTCTTCGTATTTACAGTATTATCAATGA GAGAGGTGCCCCGTCCAAGATCCTTCTCACTATGATAGTATCGGTTATCACATCAATGTGCTCCTATGGCCTCCCTTGGCTAGCTTCGTGCACACAATGCCCCGTGGATGCCATGGAGCAATGTCCCACCGTTGGTCGCTCTGGAAACTATAAGAACTTTCAGTGCCCACCGGGGTATTACAATGGTATGGCATCACTGTTCTTTAACACAAACGACGATGCCATCCGCAATCTTTTCAGCACTGGAACTGCGACTGAGTACCATATGTCTAGTCTCTTCATCTTCTTCGTCGCAATTTATTGCCTTGGCCTTGTAACTTATGGGATTGCTGTCCCATCTGGTCTCTTTATCCCAGTTATCCTTGCTGGAGCCACATACGGTCGAATAGTGGGTACGCTTTTGGGATCCATATCAAATCTTGACCCTGGACTTTTTGCACTTCTTGGTGCGGCCTCTTTTCTCGGTGGGACAATGAGAATGACGGTGTCAGTCTGCGTGATCCTTCTAGAACTCACCAATGATCTGCAAATGCTCCCTTTGGTCATGCTTGTTCTTCTAATATCGAAGACCATCGCGGACAGCTTTAACAAGGGGGTTTATGACCAGATAGTGGTAATGAAAGGTTTGCCGTACATGGAGGCTCATGCTGAACCGTACATGAGACATTTGGTTGCTGGTGATGTTGTGTCGGGCCCACTAATCACATTTTCAGGTATCGAGAAGGTAGCGGACATTGTTACTGCGTTGAGGATCACTGGCCACAATGGATTTCCAGTGGTTGATGAGCCACCTCTAACAGAAGTGCCTGAGTTGGTTGGGCTTGTGATCAGGTCTCATCTATTGGTTTTGCTGAAAGGCAAGATGTTTATGAAGGAGCGGGTAAAAACCAGCGGTAGCTTTGTTATGGAAAGGTTCGGTGCCTTTGACTTTGCTAAGCCGGGGTCAGGGAAGGGTTTGAAAATTGAGGATCTACATTTCACTGATGAGGAGATGCAAATGTATATTGATCTCCATACGATTGCAAACACGTCACCATATACGGTGGTTGAGACAATGTCACTAGCAAAAGCTGCTCTCCTATTTCGAGAACTAGGATTGAGGCATCTCTTGGTTGTTCCAAAGACTCCATAC AGGCCTCCCATTGTTGGAATTCTCACAAGGCATGATTTTGTGGAGGAGCATATCCACGGCCTATtcccaagtttcaatcctcacaaCTTCCATTCAACCTCGATGGGAGGTTGA
- the LOC123443019 gene encoding chloride channel protein CLC-c-like isoform X1, protein MDTRATGYAGHDAGEGGSASRRLRCRQRRRLTLERRARRRPWRPRVLASVGQAALRGCAGLRGRRSCQEDGRQMDGGQSPRPQQHHRTPEREGNNNYDIERMDGAREGERWQNGSSDALLRYDDRQSVHEPLMRKRTINTASQIAIVGANICPIESLDYEVVENNLFKQDWRSRKKKQIFQYIVMKWTLVLLIGLLTGLVGFFNNLAVENIAGLKLLITSDLMLNQRYFTAFLAYGGSNLVLAAAAAAICAYIAPAAAGSGIPEVKAYLNGVDAYSILAPSTLFVKIFGSILGVSAGFVLGKEGPMVHTGACIANLLGQGGSRKYHLTCNWLRYFKNDRDRRDLITCGCAAGVAAAFRAPVGGVLFALEEAASWWRSALLWRAFFTTAVVAVVLRTLIEFCRSGKCGLFGQGGLIMFDLSSTVATYSTPDLLAIIILGIIGGIFGGLFNFLLDKILRIYSIINERGAPSKILLTMIVSVITSMCSYGLPWLASCTQCPVDAMEQCPTVGRSGNYKNFQCPPGYYNGMASLFFNTNDDAIRNLFSTGTATEYHMSSLFIFFVAIYCLGLVTYGIAVPSGLFIPVILAGATYGRIVGTLLGSISNLDPGLFALLGAASFLGGTMRMTVSVCVILLELTNDLQMLPLVMLVLLISKTIADSFNKGVYDQIVVMKGLPYMEAHAEPYMRHLVAGDVVSGPLITFSGIEKVADIVTALRITGHNGFPVVDEPPLTEVPELVGLVIRSHLLVLLKGKMFMKERVKTSGSFVMERFGAFDFAKPGSGKGLKIEDLHFTDEEMQMYIDLHTIANTSPYTVVETMSLAKAALLFRELGLRHLLVVPKTPYRPPIVGILTRHDFVEEHIHGLFPSFNPHNFHSTSMGG, encoded by the exons ATGGACACGAGAGCAACCGGCTATGCTGGCCACGACGCAGGCGAAGGAGGCAGCGCCTCACGACGGCTACGATGTCGACAGAGGAGGCGACTGACACTGGaaaggagggctcgccggaggccctGGCGGCCGCGCGTGCTGGCTTCCGTGGGCCAAGCTGCCCTCCGCGGGTGCGCTGGCCTGCGAGGACGCCGCAG TTGTCAAGAGGACGGCaggcaaatggatggaggccagtcGCCACGGCCTCAGCAGCACCACCGCACGCCGGAGCGAGAGgggaacaacaactacgacatcgAGCGCATGGACGGTGCACGAGAAGGGGAGCGGTGGCAGAATGGTTCTTCTGACGCGCTGCTTCGGTACGACGACCGCCAGAGCGTACACGAGCCGCTCATGCGGAAACGCACCATTAACACCGCCTCCCAGATCGCTATTGTTGGTGCCAACATTTGCCCCATCGAGAGCCTCGATTACGA AGTTGTGGAGAATAACCTTTTCAAGCAAGACTGGCGGTCAAGAAAGAAGAAGCAGATATTTCAGTACATTGTTATGAAGTGGACTTTGGTGCTTCTGATCGGCCTGTTGACCGGActtgttggcttcttcaataacCTTGCAGTCGAAAATATTGCTGGACTAAAATTGCTAATCACAAGTGATCTTATGCTCAACCAAAG GTATTTTACTGCATTTTTGGCGTATGGAGGTTCCAATCTAGTCTTggcagcagcagctgcagcaATATGTGCTTACATTGCACCTGCAGCTGCTGGATCTGGTATTCCCGAAGTTAAAGCATATCTTAACGGAGTCGATGCTTATTCTATACTGGCTCCTAGTACACTTTTTGTGAAG ATATTTGGTTCAATACTTGGAGTTTCAGCCGGATTTGTACTTGGAAAGGAAGGTCCAATGGTACATACGGGGGCGTGCATTGCAAACTTACTTGGTCAGGGAGGGTCACGCAAGTACCATCTTACATGCAATTGGCTAAGATATTTCAAGAACGACAGGGATAGGCGGGATTTGATTACATGTGGGTGCGCAGCTGGAGTGGCCGCTGCCTTCCGCGCACCTGTTGGTGGCGTCCTGTTTGCTCTTGAGGAAGCAGCATCATG GTGGCGAAGTGCTCTTTTATGGAGAGCATTCTTTAcaactgctgttgttgctgtcgtgTTGAGGACTCTGATTGAGTTCTGTCGCAGTGGAAAGTGTGGTCTCTTTGGGCAAGGTGGATTGATTATGTTTGATCTCAGTTCAACTGTTGCAACTTATAGTACTCCGGATCTACTTGCAATAATTATCCTTGGAATAATTGGTGGTATATTCGGAGGCCTCTTTAACTTTCTATTGGATAAAATTCTTCGTATTTACAGTATTATCAATGA GAGAGGTGCCCCGTCCAAGATCCTTCTCACTATGATAGTATCGGTTATCACATCAATGTGCTCCTATGGCCTCCCTTGGCTAGCTTCGTGCACACAATGCCCCGTGGATGCCATGGAGCAATGTCCCACCGTTGGTCGCTCTGGAAACTATAAGAACTTTCAGTGCCCACCGGGGTATTACAATGGTATGGCATCACTGTTCTTTAACACAAACGACGATGCCATCCGCAATCTTTTCAGCACTGGAACTGCGACTGAGTACCATATGTCTAGTCTCTTCATCTTCTTCGTCGCAATTTATTGCCTTGGCCTTGTAACTTATGGGATTGCTGTCCCATCTGGTCTCTTTATCCCAGTTATCCTTGCTGGAGCCACATACGGTCGAATAGTGGGTACGCTTTTGGGATCCATATCAAATCTTGACCCTGGACTTTTTGCACTTCTTGGTGCGGCCTCTTTTCTCGGTGGGACAATGAGAATGACGGTGTCAGTCTGCGTGATCCTTCTAGAACTCACCAATGATCTGCAAATGCTCCCTTTGGTCATGCTTGTTCTTCTAATATCGAAGACCATCGCGGACAGCTTTAACAAGGGGGTTTATGACCAGATAGTGGTAATGAAAGGTTTGCCGTACATGGAGGCTCATGCTGAACCGTACATGAGACATTTGGTTGCTGGTGATGTTGTGTCGGGCCCACTAATCACATTTTCAGGTATCGAGAAGGTAGCGGACATTGTTACTGCGTTGAGGATCACTGGCCACAATGGATTTCCAGTGGTTGATGAGCCACCTCTAACAGAAGTGCCTGAGTTGGTTGGGCTTGTGATCAGGTCTCATCTATTGGTTTTGCTGAAAGGCAAGATGTTTATGAAGGAGCGGGTAAAAACCAGCGGTAGCTTTGTTATGGAAAGGTTCGGTGCCTTTGACTTTGCTAAGCCGGGGTCAGGGAAGGGTTTGAAAATTGAGGATCTACATTTCACTGATGAGGAGATGCAAATGTATATTGATCTCCATACGATTGCAAACACGTCACCATATACGGTGGTTGAGACAATGTCACTAGCAAAAGCTGCTCTCCTATTTCGAGAACTAGGATTGAGGCATCTCTTGGTTGTTCCAAAGACTCCATAC AGGCCTCCCATTGTTGGAATTCTCACAAGGCATGATTTTGTGGAGGAGCATATCCACGGCCTATtcccaagtttcaatcctcacaaCTTCCATTCAACCTCGATGGGAGGTTGA